A region of the Sander vitreus isolate 19-12246 chromosome 1, sanVit1, whole genome shotgun sequence genome:
TCACACACTGTATGTTCAGTTATACCTGCACGGTCCCATGCCTGCTCTTTCATAAGACCAAACTCTCTGCTCATGTGAGCCAATTTGACGACTACAGGATAATAATCTCATTATACTTCAGTAGACCTACCACCGTCACATGATGAAGCTTCCCTTTCAGCctgatctgaggtcagtttTATGTTCTTGGACCAGTGCCTGTGGCTACTTCTATATATACAGCCAGGGCTCACATGACTGTTTCCTTAAGCATGAAGCAGGCTGTAATCCTGGTTTTGCACTTGGCCCACTGGCTACAATAACCCCCCTCCTTACCCTCCATGACAATGGCATCTCAGGAATTAGCCAGCAGACCAACATGTGATTCTACTCTGCAAATCAGACATTTTTTCTCACAAGTTTTAAGGACTTGTGATCCACAAAGGTTCTATAACCTGGTGCGTGACACCTGCAACTAAAGTAAAGACACTGAGGAAATGTACTGATTGTATACAATCTGAAGCATCACAGAATAGAAAAAGTTCAAAACCACGATCTTACCGACAATAGTCACCATCCACACCAGCACATATGTGAAACCTGAGATCCAGACAGCTGACATGAGGAAGGTTATCATGAACCATCCCTTCCAGAACCTTCTCCTGCAGTTAGGGATGGTCAGGAAAAGCAGAGTGATGATAGGCAGAGACAGAACCCAGAAAACCCGTTTCAGGTCACTCTCCGGCACAgcaaacacacttttatgcTCTGCTGGAACACAAGCAGACAAACATGTTATGAGTGAATTTGTATCACATCATCAGGGGTCGTGAAGGTCAGCAAGTGGATTACTCCAGTTGGACACAAATACTGGTAAACAATGTGCTAAGAAGTGTGTTTTACCTTCAGGAATCTCATTGAGGCCATGCAGGCTGAGGGACAGGTGAGAGTATCCCGAGTCGTCCTGGAAGATTCCACTGTCTGTTCTGGAGCGACTGCGGGCTCGCAGGGTGGTTTCGTCGTTCCAGCCCAACAGAGGCTGTGTCTCAGTCTTCTCATCAGATCCTTTACCCAGACAGGTGCAGCAAGGGCTCAGCTTCCTCAGGACAAACTCACTGATGCGAAGGTCAAAGCACAGAACCATGATGTAGACGCCATAGACCAGAAGCAGACATGCAGCGTCATACCTGTAAACATCAACATCTGAGTTCATTACCTTGCCAGTAGAAGATTGACCAAAGAAAACATATTGTGCAAAAATGACCTCAAGTGTCTGAGCAGTAAGGCTGAGCGatatgactatatatatatcgtcAAAACGATAAATATGTCtatcatatatatttttcaatattGTTTCTATCGAAATGTCGAAAAACCAGTGACTGAACTGCGTTACGGCAATATTATTTGTCATTTGGACAATGCTTTACGTTCTGATCTTTGCACGTTATGTTcttattaaaatgagaaaatactcaGTACTTTTTAGttgtcaagtatttaattcacacaggagtATTCAAAAATAGGCTTcaccatgtggttatttcatatggactatttatttattgaattaccagaaaaACATGTCGTGAAATGACTTATATTGGGATAAAATATTTTGGCCATATCACCCGGCCCTAATAAGCAGgtgatttttaaaatatattttaaacaacaacaagcaATAGATTAAGGACATTTTGGGAGTTATTCCTGTTGTTAGTTGTTAGCCTGtttccattacatttttactgtGTTTATGATGTGATATTGTCTTATTTAAGGTTAATTAAGTGCTCTGTACGGTCAGTGTAATAAATGTCAGTGAGTCCCAGTACTGTACTACACCGTACTTGATTTGTGATCGGTTTTCATTTGTTGTTCTCAGTGTCACAAGATGCAATCAACAGCGGTCCCTGACTTTGTCTTTTACAACCACCTTACATGCAAGTTGTGTATGGTGGTTTAAAGATCACGTAACCAGATGCCGTACACACTGACACTCACCAGTACACCTTGTTATCAGAAATTATGGCAATAACAGCAACAACACTGATGCTATACGCCAGGCAGTCCCTGAACAGTGGCCAACAGGTGAGGCGCCCGGCCtgataaaggaaataaaaataaatggttcACAGCTTATAAAACACAATGTACACAATGATTCTTCCGCTTTGACCCAATAAAGGTGCTGCTCTTGTGTACAGGCAGTTAACAGGATGGTAATCTTTGTCTGAATATTATGAGTGTGTGATTGTGTCAGAATGTACCATAGAGGCCAAGAGTCCACATGCAGCGCAGATTCCTAGCAGGTTGTAGACGGCTGATCCCACGATGGTGCTGACCCCAATGTCTCCCTTTGTTACAAACACAcctaacacacatacagagcacATCTTAGCTTTGAAGACAGAGACAATGTGGATGCTTTGatgaaaaataagaagaaatgtCTGGAGAGCAAATAAAGTGCAGAGAGGAAAACATGTCCTAATCAAAGGCCACAatccctctctgttcccttaTGGTGGTGGAGTCACTGTTCATCGGGTTGGGAAGGAATACGgtgacagtgatgatgatgctggtgtCACCATCAACATCGCCGGTTGTAGTTATTGTCATAATAATGCATGATTACCCAGAAAGGCTGTGACCAGTTCAGGTGCAGAACTCCCAGCTGCCATAAATGTGGCTCCTGCTACATCCTGAGACAGTCCCAGACCtgagacaaacacaaaataaaacaagaatacACGACAATTTGCATGGCGTgtacaaaataatagaaaaactTGATTATTATATACAATCAAAATCAACTATAGTACAAACAAAAACCTCAAATATGACCAGGTAATGTCCATACATGTTATTATAGGACAATGTCTGGTATTGCATTACATTGTACAGGTCCACCCACTGTAAGTTTTAGTCAGGTTTACACCTTATTAAGACTTATtcaattaataaattagtccattgacagaaaattaacaGTTTTGATAAGAAATAATTTGCTTTTCTCAGTTTGATATAATTTTGAACCAcatatttt
Encoded here:
- the slc24a5 gene encoding sodium/potassium/calcium exchanger 5 yields the protein MNKVAALQRKKRKDFIPYFLGFVIFLYCTVHLVSYTAKTTQETHSTRVRRALENETNKQCILSQSSEFPGGFFTVQERKDGGLVIYFMLIFYMLLAVAIVCDDYFLPSLEVISERLGLSQDVAGATFMAAGSSAPELVTAFLGVFVTKGDIGVSTIVGSAVYNLLGICAACGLLASMAGRLTCWPLFRDCLAYSISVVAVIAIISDNKVYWYDAACLLLVYGVYIMVLCFDLRISEFVLRKLSPCCTCLGKGSDEKTETQPLLGWNDETTLRARSRSRTDSGIFQDDSGYSHLSLSLHGLNEIPEEHKSVFAVPESDLKRVFWVLSLPIITLLFLTIPNCRRRFWKGWFMITFLMSAVWISGFTYVLVWMVTIVGETLGIPDTVMGLTLLAAGTSIPDTVASVMVAREGKADMAMSNIVGSNVFDMLCLGLPWFIKTAFVDPNNPVEVNSTGLVFISITLLLSIVFLFVAVHINGWKLDWKLGLVSLFCYILFATLSILYELGIIGNNPVRLCSD